The proteins below come from a single Garra rufa chromosome 3, GarRuf1.0, whole genome shotgun sequence genomic window:
- the garem gene encoding GRB2-associated and regulator of MAPK protein 1, giving the protein MDLGSMLYNSLKDVTWSTTTLPLDRLVSAYRLPQIVKLDSGESVEGLRENDYLLIHSCRQWTTITAHSLEGGHYVIGPKIEIPVHYEGQFKLLEQDRDIKEPVQYFNSVEEVAKAFPERVYVMEEITFNVKMASGESNEDTEVYNITLSTGDELTLMGQAEILYAKTSREKSRFNTIFKRIGKLNSISKLGRGKMPCLICMNHRTNESISLPFQCRGRFSTCSPLELQMQEGEHTIRTIVEKTRLPVNVMVPSSPPRNPHDLHLIREGHRYKLVNIQTKTVVVCCALRSNKILPVHFPLHVSTALPRLLVTEGLLQGEAWLETVVHRWFAYCQEQFDIDDYSRAVRDVRVDWIEDGKSPKKSSAGGTGSGSAICNSRGSNGCPSHVHLPSSLSSARDELTQSFHRLSVCVYGNNLHGNSEVNLQGCVSLCGDCVPAEPPDADYLFPELLESSSGSLKADVPYEELWLDHVKNPGSVLDHIEGVRNSTVSGCTTVLPYPAAGPTNALLGADVNLPPPPVPPKSEAVKEECRLLNAPPIPPRSSKQAGSNSATVPYPPTKPRQTDTRSPSPTLSYYSSGLHNIGGEGESQSESDDQNHACYPCNWIRPDASEGSKPLPCLAPSSIDASFSRLSWPNDFCGADSYKGEDFTSLHCRSYSSYPRKRTPGTPKACPSGLLDFNKRANGEGGAAASKAQQASQSCTKSTSYTMDTCRDKPAEECNTKQNKSCPILPPRTPKCNDTKKDADPATTATADVDDLELESKSCSLDRPHQDTTDVFSISYPVATGLSWQPPSNLSGISIEEVSKSLRFIGMSDDVVSLFVQEKIDGNLLLQLTEEILSEDFKLSKLQVKKLMQFINGWRPKM; this is encoded by the exons GGGAGTCGGTGGAAGGGCTGAGAGAAAATGACTACCTCTTGATTCATTCATGTCGGCAATGGACCACAATTACCGCCCATAGCCTAGAGGGGGGCCATTATGTCATCGGACCGAAAATCGAGATCCCTGTCCATTATGAGG GCCAGTTTAAGCTGCTGGAGCAGGACAGGGACATTAAGGAGCCAGTGCAGTATTTCAACAGCGTGGAGGAGGTGGCTAAAGCATTCCCTGAGCGAGTTTATGTCATGGAGGAAATAACCTTCAACGTCAAG ATGGCATCAGGAGAATCCAACGAGGACACGGAAGTGTACAACATCACGCTGAGCACTGGGGATGAGCTGACACTAATGGGCCAGGCTGAGATCCTCTATGCCAAAACGTCGCGAGAAAAGTCACGCTTCAACACAATCTTCAAACGCATCGGCAAGCTCAACTCCATCAGTAAGCTTGGCCGCGGAAAGATGCCCTGCCTTATCTGCATGAACCACCGCACCAACGAGAGCATCAGCCTGCCTTTTCAGTGCCGAGGTCGCTTTAGTACTTGCTCACCACTGGAGCTGCAGATGCAGGAAGGAGAACACACTATTCGCACAATTGTGGAGAAGACCAGGTTACCTGTGAATGTCATGGTGCCCAGCAGCCCTCCACGTAACCCGCACGACCTCCATTTGATCCGCGAAGGTCACCGATACAAGCTGGTCAACATCCAGACCAAGACAGTGGTGGTGTGTTGCGCGTTACGTTCGAACAAAATACTGCCAGTGCACTTCCCTTTGCACGTGTCCACAGCACTGCCACGTTTACTGGTGACTGAAGGGCTGCTCCAAGGAGAAGCCTGGCTGGAGACAGTGGTCCACCGCTGGTTTGCTTACTGCCAGGAGCAGTTCGACATTGACGACTACTCTAGGGCGGTTCGTGACGTGCGGGTGGACTGGATCGAGGATGGCAAGAGCCCGAAAAAAAGTAGCGCAGGTGGAACGGGAAGCGGGAGTGCCATCTGCAACAGTAGGGGAAGCAATGGCTGCCCCTCACACGTGCATTTGCCAAGTTCTCTAAGCTCAGCCCGAGATGAGCTCACGCAGTCATTTCACCGGCTGTCCGTCTGTGTCTACGGAAACAATCTCCATGGGAACAGCGAGGTGAATCTTCAGGGTTGCGTTAGCTTATGTGGAGATTGTGTGCCAGCAGAACCTCCGGATGCAGATTATCTGTTCCCTGAGCTGCTGGAGAGTTCTTCTGGTTCCCTTAAAGCAGATGTGCCCTATGAGGAGCTTTGGTTGGATCATGTTAAGAACCCTGGATCTGTGCTAGACCACATCGAGGGGGTGCGAAATTCGACTGTTTCTGGCTGCACAACTGTACTGCCATACCCTGCAGCAGGTCCCACAAACGCCTTGCTTGGTGCAGATGTCAATCTACCTCCACCTCCAGTGCCTCCAAAGTCTGAAGCT GTGAAGGAGGAGTGCCGGTTGTTGAATGCTCCACCGATTCCACCGCGGAGCTCCAAGCAGGCAGGCTCAAACAGTGCCACGGTGCCGTACCCTCCCACCAAACCACGTCAGACAGACACCCGCTCCCCAAGCCCAACACTATCCTATTACTCCTCCGGCTTACACAACAT AGGTGGAGAGGGCGAATCACAGAGTGAGTCAGATGATCAGAACCATGCTTGTTACCCATGTAACTGGATCAGACCAGATGCCAGTGAAGGCTCCAAGCCTCTCCCTTGCCTCGCTCCTTCTTCGATCGATGCCTCTTTCTCTCGCCTTTCCTGGCCGAATGATTTCTGTGGCGCAGACTCGTATAAAGGTGAGGACTTCACGTCGCTCCACTGCCGGAGCTATTCTAGTTATCCTCGGAAGAGGACCCCCGGTACTCCTAAGGCTTGTCCCTCAGGTTTGTTGGACTTCAACAAGCGAGCGAATGGTGAGGGGGGAGCTGCGGCCTCCAAGGCTCAACAGGCCTCCCAATCTTGCACCAAATCCACCAGCTACACCATGGACACGTGCAGAGACAAACCCGCAGAGGAATGTAACACTAAGCAAAACAAGTCCTGCCCTATCTTGCCTCCAAGAACCCCTAAATGTAACGATACTAAGAAAGACGCAGATCCCGCTACTACGGCCACAGCCGACGTGGACGACCTGGAACTTGAGTCCAAAAGCTGCTCGCTCGATCGACCGCATCAAGACACTACAGATGTGTTCTCAATTTCGTATCCTGTAGCTACAGGGTTGTCTTGGCAGCCACCAAGCAATCTATCAGGTATCTCCATTGAGGAGGTTTCTAAGTCACTACGGTTCATTGGTATGTCAGATGATGTTGTCTCTTTGTTTGTGCAAGAAAAAATTGATGGAAACCTGCTCCTGCAGCTAACAGAGGAGATTCTGTCAGAAGACTTTAAGCTAAGCAAACTTCAAGTGAAGAAACTCATGCAGTTTATTAATGGCTGGAGGCCCAAAATGTAA